A window of the Hordeum vulgare subsp. vulgare chromosome 5H, MorexV3_pseudomolecules_assembly, whole genome shotgun sequence genome harbors these coding sequences:
- the LOC123397582 gene encoding acyl-[acyl-carrier-protein] desaturase 4, chloroplastic-like, whose protein sequence is MPGLITLPATLNQQGSFYLCSTEKMSMLKPFPRGLAMPAQAHPTWCRSRAAARAGRWACKVAATANFEGTVTGMAAQEQAEAEVVRCLSRSGWVEEQLLPLLTPVEDAWQPSDLLPCFSLSAAGLSAEQQPAMTMTTQELQAQASGVPDDVLVCLVGNMVTEEALPTYMCMGNRVPGFRDDTGCSDLPWARWLRGWTAEENRHGDLLNRYLYLSGRVDMRQVERTVHHLLRNGMQMLRPSSPYHNAVYGSFQERATFISHTHTAKHAARHGDRCLAKICGVVAADEKRHETAYTKVAAKVFELDPDGMVRALAAVLQDKITMPGQLMTDGRDADLFDHFSAVAQRTGVYTARDYGDMVEHFVRRWKVADLAGGQLSGEGRRAQEYVCGLPRKIRRVEELAHDRAIKAAKEPEFGRFSWVFDRSVCIRT, encoded by the exons ATGCCGGGGCTCATCACGTTGCCTGCAACACTGAATCAACAGGGAAGCTTTTATCTCTGCAGCACCGAGAAGATGAGCATGCTCAAGCCTTTCCCGCGCGGCCTCGCCATGCCGGCACAGGCGCATCCAACCTG GTGTAGGAGCCGGGCTGCGGCGAGAGCTGGGAGATGGGCCTGCAAGGTCGCCGCGACGGCAAATTTCGAGGGCACGGTGACGGGGATGGCGGCGCAAGAGCAGGCGGAGGCGGAGGTGGTGCGGTGTCTGAGCCGGAGCGGCTGGGTGGAGGAacagctgctgccgctgctcaccCCGGTGGAGGACGCGTGGCAGCCCAGCGACCTGCTCCCCTGCTTTTCCCTCTCTGCAGCCGGCCTGTCCGCCGAGCAGCAGCcagcgatgacgatgacgacgcagGAGCTGCAGGCCCAAGCCTCCGGCGTGCCGGACGACGTGCTGGTGTGCCTGGTGGGCAACATGGTGACGGAGGAGGCGCTGCCGACGTACATGTGCATGGGCAACCGGGTGCCGGGCTTCCGCGACGACACGGGTTGCAGCGACCTCCCATGGGCGCGCTGGCTCCGCGGCTGGACGGCCGAGGAGAACCGCCACGGCGACCTCCTCAACCGCTACCTCTACCTCTCCGGCCGCGTCGACATGCGCCAGGTGGAGCGGAccgtccaccacctcctccgcaaTGGCATGCAGATGCTCAGGCCGTCCAGCCCCTACCACAATGCGGTGTATGGTTCCTTCCAGGAGCGCGCCACCTTCATCTCCCACACCCACACCGCCAAGCATGCCGCGCGCCACGGCGACCGCTGCCTCGCCAAGATCTGCGGCGTCGTGGCCGCCGACGAGAAGCGCCACGAGACGGCCTACACCAAGGTGGCCGCCAAGGTCTTCGAGCTCGACCCGGACGGGATGGTGCGGGCGCTGGCCGCCGTGCTGCAGGACAAGATCACCATGCCCGGCCAGCTCATGACCGACGGCCGCGACGCCGACCTGTTCGACCACTTCTCGGCGGTCGCGCAGCGCACCGGGGTGTACACGGCAAGGGACTACGGCGACATGGTGGAGCACTTCGTGCGGAGGTGGAAGGTGGCGGACCTCGCCGGGGGGCAGCTgtccggcgaggggcggcgcgcGCAGGAGTACGTGTGCGGGCTGCCGCGCAAGATCCGGCGGGTGGAGGAGCTGGCCCACGACCGCGCGATCAAAGCAGCAAAGGAGCCCGAATTCGGGAGGTTCAGCTGGGTCTTCGACAGGTCTGTTTGCATCAGAACCTGA